CCGGGGCGGGTTTGGAAGTGTTGCTGCACCGCCGTTTATCTCCCAGTGACCGGAGCATTTCCCTGGGGCAGGCCGTAGTTGCGCTGGCAAAGGAGTGATAGCATTTGTGTTTGGCGGTACCGGGAAAAATCATTGAAATCATAAGTGAAGCTGTGGCCCGGGTGGACTACGGCAGCCTGGTCACCAATGTGGATCTGAGTCTTGTGCCGGAAGCCAAGCCCGGCCAGTGGGTGCTGGTCCATGCCGGTTTTGCCGTTCAAGTATTGGATGAAGCGGAGGCCAGGGAAACCCTGGCCTTGCTGCGGGAGCTGGATGCCCATGTATAGGGAATTCCGGGATCCCGCCATGGTGAAAAGACTGCTGAGCCGCATTGAAGCGGTTTTGGAGCCGCCGGTGACGTTGATGGAGGTGTGCGGGACCCATACGGTGGCGGTTTTTCGCTACGGACTGCGCCGGCTGCTGCCGGAAGGGCTGGAGCTCTTGTCGGGACCCGGCTGTCCCGTTTGCGTGACCCCCGACTTCATCATCGATGCTGCCTTGGAGATTGCCCGGCAGCCGGGGGTGGTGCTGGCCACTTTTGGCGATATGCTGCGGGTGCCGGGAAGTGACCAGAGTTTGGAGGAATTGAAAGCCGGGGGTGCTCAGGTCAAGGTGATTTACTCCCCGCTGGAAGCCCTGGCCCTGGCGGAGGAATATCCCCAGCGGCAGGTGGTGTTCTTTGCCGTCGGGTTTGAGACGACGGTACCCATGATTGCCGCCACGGTGTTAAAGGCGAAAGAGAAAGGATTGACCAATTTCAGCCTGCTCTGTGCCCACAAGACCATTCCGGGCGCCCTGCGGTCCCTGTTATCTTCCCCCGATGTCAACATCGACGGGCTGCTGTGCCCGGGCCATGTCAGTGCGGTGATCGGTACCCGGCCTTACGAGTTCATCCCCCGGGAGTTTGGCATTGGGGCGGTGGTGACCGGGTTCGAACCGGTGGATCTCTTGCAAGGCATTTACCTGCTGCTGCAGCAGCACCGGGAAAAGGCCCCCAGGGTGGAAAACCAATACCGCCGCTGGGTGCCTGCCGCCGGCAACCCGGAGGCATTAAAGCTCATCCGAGCAGTCTTTGCTCCTTGCGGCAGTCACTGGCGCGGGCTCGGCTACTTGGAAGGAACGGGATTGGAGCTCAAAGAGGAGTATCAAGCCTTTGATGCCCTCCGGCGGTTTCAAGTGTTTCCGACCGTGAAACCGGCCCGTAAAGGCTGCCGCTGCGGCGATGTGCTCCGGGGGGCGATGGCACCTCCGGACTGCCCCTTATTTGCCACCACTTGCAGCCCGGAACGACCGGTGGGGCCTTGCATGGTGTCCGTGGAAGGTACCTGCCGGGCATATTATACATATGGCAGGTGACATGATGACGGAACGAATCTTACTGGCTCATGGAAGCGGCGGCAAGCTGTCCCACCGGCTGACGGAGGAGATTTTCCTGCCGGCCTTTGGGAATGCCTGGTTGGCGCCGCTGGAGGATGCGGCGGTGTTCCCGATCCCCCGGGGCAGGCTGGCTATGACCACGGATTCTTTCGTGGTGAAACCCTTGTTCTTTCCCGGCGGCGATATCGGGCGGCTGGCCGTTTGCGGCACCGTCAACGACTTAGCGGTCAGCGGGGCCAGGCCCCTTTATTTGAGCGTCGGGTTTATCCTAGAAGAAGGATTGCCCCTGGCCGTTTTGCGGCAAATCGTTTCCTCCCTGGCGGCTACCGCCGCCGAAGCCGGTGTACAAGTTGTCACCGGTGATACGAAAGTAGTGGAGAAGGGCCTGGCTGACGGCCTGTACATCAATACGGCGGGAATCGGCATCCTGGAAGGTGAAAGGGAGTTAGGCGCGCGCCGGTTGAAGCCGGGGGACCGGATCCTTGTGTCCGGTTCCATCGGGCAGCACGGTATCGCCATCCTGGCGGCCAGGGAAGGGTTGGAACTTGAGCCTCCGGTGGTAACAGATGCGGCGCCTTTGAACCGGATGCTGGGTGACCTAGTGGAAAGGGTTTCCGGTATCAAGGCCATGCGGGATCCCACCCGCGGTGGGTTGGCCACCACCCTCAATGAATGGGCGGCCGCAGCGGGAGTGACGATTAGAATCAAGGAAGAACGACTGCCGATCTTACCGCAAGTCCAAGGGGCCTGTGACCTGTTCGGGTTTGATCCCTTGTATTTAGCCAACGAAGGCAAGGCCCTTATTGCCGTGGCACCGGAGGCAGCAGAGGAAGCCTTGCAATTATTGTATCGCCATCCCTACGGGCGGGAGGCGGCGGTCATCGGCACGGTGACGGCAGAACGGCCCGGTACGGTAATCCTTGAAACCGCCATCGGGGGGGAGCGCATCTTGGACATGCTGGCCGGTGAACAACTGCCCCGCATTTGCTGACGTGGCGGGATTCCTTTTTCTTTAGAGAAGAGCTGTTTGAAGCTGTCTCTTAACCGGAGGGATACGGGGCGCCGGGATCAACAAGGTGCGCCAGTCCGGGGAAGATGCCGGCCTGTGCGAACCGGAAGACATCCCCGGGCCACCGGGCACGTTGCTAAGCCGGGCTGCCCCGGTCCTGTTGGGCATCATTGCCTGGTCAATAAGACTAAGCCTCTTCGCAGCACGAAGAGGCTTTTAACCGTAGACCAGGTCTACCTCCAACAAATCCAGCACGTTTTGAATGCGGTTTACCACCGTGGCGTTGTCCGAGCCGGCAAACAGGAGGCCCACGGCATAGTTCTCCTCATCCAGTACCAGGGAGCCGCTGTCCCCCGGGGACGCCATGGGACCGGTGACGATCTGGTCCTCGAAGATTACGGATTCATGGGCGCTCAATGCCACCCGCATTAAAGTGGAAATAACCCGTACCTCCGCTGTATTGAAGCCGCTGGAGCGGCCGCTTTTTTTGAGCATCATGCCCACCTGGGCCTCGCGGATGCCCTTGACAGGGCCTATGTCCAGGATTTCATGGGTGATGAACTGGGGGCTGACGGGTTTGGCCAGAGCCGCGTCCACCAGGTTGCCCCTGGGTGATTGCCGCTGCAGTTTAAGGCGGTAATTGGGCCGCACCGCTCGCAAGCAGCGGTTAGCCACTTTTTCCACGGAGGCGGCGTGGGGGCAGTTGGAAGCGCCGAATTCCCTGGAGAGAGGAATGTAGCGATGGAGATACCCGATCAGGTGCTCCTTTTTCCCCCCATCGTGGGGCCCCGGCTGCAGGATGGGATCGCCGACGGATGCCCGGCCGTCGCGGCCGTCGGTGCTGTTGGCCAAGACATGATTGTTGGAGAGAATGAGCAGTTCCTTGGTATGGCGGTCCCGTACCACCGCCCCGAAAGTACCTGCAGAGATTTTATAATGACCGATGCTCACGCCCGGGGGGGCGGGACGGACATAGCCGGTACGGTTGAGAAAACGGATTTCCCCGACTTCCAGGACGTCTGTGGTGACATTTCCCAACTTGCTGGGTACCAGCTCGGAACGTGTCAGTTCCTGGCGCGGCACCTTTTTCGATACCAGTACCACGATGGAAGGATCCTTAGTGGTTTCCCCCCGCGTCATCTTCCACCCTTTACCAACCCCCACCACGTTGGGCAATTCCAACAACTGGACGGAATTCCGTTTCAAAATTTTGGACAAAAGATCCATCCGGGTTGGTCTCCTTTCCTTTACAAGTAAGAAAAAACCTGGTATATTCTTATGCTGGGAAAGGAGAAAAGGTGTGGTTCACGCCTGGCAGTTAAAACATACCCTCAAAAAAGGAAGGGCTAAACCCGGTATAATGGGCTACTTCTTGCCCGGCTACCTCCCTGGCACGGCTCACGCCTTGGTTGATGGCACGTTTGAGAAGCATTTCCAGGCGCTGCTGTTGTGGGGCCGGCAGTCCTTCCATTTGGAGCTTCACGTCCACTACCTCTTGCAGCCCGTTAAACACCAAAGTTACTTCTCCGTCTCCGGCGGTAACCGGTATTTTTTTTGCTGCCAGCTCCACCTTTAGCTCATCCAGTCTTTCCTTTAACTTCATGGCTTGTTCGAACAGGTGGTCAAAACCCTGTACCATGATCATGCCTCCTTTTTTCAACCCAGGTTGCTTTGCAAACGGGATCTGTATGATTATATGCGGGTTAAACGGGAAGGCTGCCAGTCCAGAATCTTTATTTTTTTACATATTTGTGTCTTGCTAGAAAAATATAGTAAAAATTACAAGGAATTTTCCAATTCATGTCGAAACTACTATATATAGATGGGACAAGCATGCTGAGTCACGAAATATAGTATAGAGGGGTGAAACCGTGAATCGCCGGAGCTTGTATGCCGTGATCAGCAAAAAGAAGGCGGAACTGGACCGGCTGGTGACCCAGAGGGAGTCCTTGCAGGACCAGGAGGTCTACCAGAAAAGCTGTGAATTGGACCAGCTGGTGGTAGCCTATATGAAATTACAAGTTAAAAAAAACTCCAGCCCGGAACCGGTAAAGACCCTTATTTAGACGGCCCGGTCCATGAATAGGGAGTTCCGCCGGCACAGGTTTCTTGATTTTACCTCGCTTTTGGCCCATAATATAAGCTAAAATCCGGCACGAAGGAAGGTAAGATCATGGATCAGATTGCGGTACAATTAGGGCCTCTAAAGATTTACTGGTACGGCATCCTTATCACTTCTGCCATCATCATCGGTATCATCCTGGCCATGCGGGAGACCGTCAGGCAGGGATTGGATCCGGAGCATATCATAAACATTGCCCTGGTAGCGGTACCTGCGGCCTTTGTCGGGGCTCGTCTCTACTACGTCATTTTTCAATGGGAGCATTATGCGGGTAACTGGAGGGAGATTATCGCCGTTTGGCACGGGGGATTGGCTATTCACGGCGGGCTGTTAGGCGGCCTATTAGCCGGTCTGCTCTATGTAAGAAAAGCGAAACTTTCTTTTTGGCAGCTGGCGGATATCATAGCCCCGAGCATCATTTTGGGACAAGCCATCGGCCGGTGGGGTAATTTCTTCAATCAAGAGGCCCATGGCGGGCCGGTGAGCGAGGAGTTCATCAGTCATTTCCCGGGCTTCATCCAGAAGGGGATGTTTATCAACGGGCAGTATTACCATCCTACTTTCTTGTACGAGTCCCTGTGGAACTTCGGTGTTTTCTTGTTCTTAATCTGGTACCGGCGTAGGAGCCAGGCTGTCCATGGGAAGGTTTTTCTTTTTTATTTAATGCTGTATTCCGCCGGGCGTTTCTTCATCGAGGGCTTGCGGACGGACAGCCTCATGTTGGGACCCCTGCGAATGGCTCAGGTGATGAGTCTAATCTTTATTCTAATCGGCGTCGTAGGGCTGTTTTACTTGCCCCGGCAGCAAAAGGAAAAAGAGGCATCCCGTTGAAGATGCCTCTTTTTTGCGTTAATGGTATTAAGCGGACATGTGCACCTGCCGTAGGAGGTCTTGGACTTCTTTCGGCGGCGGCGGTGTCATGAGAGATACGATGATATTTACCAGGGCGTTGGCGGGAGCGGCTACCAAAGCGGAGCCTACCGGCGGGATGTACTTGGCGAAGAAGGGTACATCGTTGAAGAACAATGCACTTAACGCGATGGCCAATCCTACCAGCATGCCGCAAATGGCGCCTTCCTTGGTGGCGCGGCCCCACCAGATGCCCAGCAGAACCGTCGGGAAGAAGGTGCTGCCGGCGATGGCGAAGGCCATGGCCACTAGTTGGGCCACCAGAGCCGGCGGGTTTAAAGCGATGAAGATGGCGATGAGCGCCATAACTACGGTCGCTACGCGGGCTACCAGCATTTGCTGCTGGTGGGTGGCATCGGGTTTCAAGATCCGGTGATAAATATCGTGAGAAACGGCAGCGGCGGAAGCCATCAGCAATCCCGACACGGTACTGAAACCGGCGGATATGGCACCGGCCGCCAAGAAGCCAACGAACCACTGGGGCAGTCCGGCTAATTCGGCGGCGCTGATGATAATCACGTCAGCAATGGCCTGCCCTCCGTGGGGGTTCAGCAGTTTGGCGAAAGCCGCGTAAGCCGGGGCGCTCCAGTACAGCAAGCAGATGAAGAAGAGTCCCCAGGGCACCGACCAGCGGGCGGTTTTAGCGTCCGATGTGGTATAGAAACGGGTTAGCACGTGGGGCAGGCCGCAGGTACCCACCATCAGGGTGAAGGTCAGGGCCACCCACTGGTATGGGCCTTGAACAGCCCAAGGCAAAGCGAAATTCGGATCCAACTCCATCGCCTGGTAGGCAGCGGCGCCGTAGCTGATTTGCGGCAGCAAGGCGAAGTAGCCCATGCGACCGGCGATGAAGAACAGGGGAAAAAGGAAAGCCAAAATTAAGATGATGTACTGGACCACCTGGTTCTTGGTCACGCCCAGCATCCCGGAGATGAGGACGTAAATCAGGACCAGAATGGTGCCCATGACGACGGAAGTTTGATAGTTCCAGCCGAAGATCCACTCAAAGATCATGCCGATGCCTTTGTACTGCCCGGTAATGTAGAATGTACTCAGGATCAAGGTGATGAGGGCAGCCAAACCCCGGGCCCAGTTGGAGTAGTAGCGGTCGCCTACGAAATCTGGGGCCGTGTACTTACCGAAGCGGCGGATCTGGCTGGCAAACAAGAGGAGCAGCAGCACGTAGCCGCCGGTCCAGCCGACCACGTAACCGACACCATAGTAACCCTGCATGTAGAGCATGCCGGGCACACCCATGAAGCTGGCGGCGCTCATCCAGTTACTGGCGATGGCCATCCCGTTTTCCACCGGGCCGATGGAACGACCTGCCACCCAGTAACCTTCCACTTCCTGCACTTTGGAAATCCAGCCCACCCAGATGAATAAAGCCAAGGCGGCGAACATGATGATCGCCGGGGCCAGTTTAAAGCCGGGTTGTAACCCAATAAATTCCATTCTCATCCCCCCTATCAATTTGCAGCCGGGTTAGCGACGATACTTGTCGTAGATCTTTTCAATAAAGTAGCTGAAAATAGCGCAGAGTAGAACGAAGCCGACAGTAGTAAATTGTGTGCTGTACCAGTAATGAAAGGGAAACCCTATGAATTTAGCTCGGGTTAAGAAGCTGGCGCCGTCGGGGGTTTCTTGAAATACGACCAGCAAGAACGGCATGAGGTAGACCATGACGGCCCAAATGATCACGATGACGGCGATGAGCCGGGTTTCCGCCCGCATGCCCTCGGAAATGGGCTTGAAGAAGCTAACATAGCCTGCGGTATCCACTTCCTGCTTACCGGTGGACAACGGGGCTTGAGGTTCCATCAAGCGATCCCTCCTTGTTTAACGTTTAACCCTCGTCACTGTATTTTTCTTTCAGAGCCGCCACGACGCTGGGATCGGCCAAGGTCGTGGTATCTCCCAGAGCTCTTCCCTCGGCAATGTCCCGCAAAAGCCGCCGCATGATCTTACCGCTGCGGGTCTTGGGTAATTCGGCGGTGAAGATGATGTCTTCCGGCCTGGCCAGGGCACCGATTTTCTGTGCCACGTGGGATTTAAGCTGGGCCACTAATTCATCGTTACCCTCGAAGCCTTCCCGGAGGGTGACGAAGGCTACTACCGCTTGCCCCTTGACCTCATGGGGTTTGCCGATCACGGCGGATTCAGCTACCGCCGGGTGTTCCACCAGGCAGCTTTCGATTTCCGCGGTGCCGATCCTGTGCCCGGAGACGTTGATCACGTCGTCTACGCGGCCGATGACCCAGAAATAGCCGTCCTCGTCTTTAGTGGCGGCGTCGCCGGTGAAGTAGATACCCTCGAAGCGGGACCAGTAGGTGTCCTTATAGCGCTCGTCATCACCGTACAAGGTCCGGAGCATAGCCGGCCACGGTGATTTGACCACCAGGTATCCCTGGGTGTTGGGGGGCACCGGCTGACCGTCGTTGTCTACCACGTCAGCGAAAACGCCGGGCAGGGGTTTGGTCGCCGAACCGGGTTTTGCGGGAATGACGCCCGGGACGGGAGCAATCAGGATCATACCGGTTTCCGTTTGCCACCAGGTATCCACGATGGGGCATCTTTCGCCGCCGATATGTTTGTGGTACCAGAGCCAGGCTTCCGGGTTAATGGGCTCCCCTACGGTACCTAAGAGGCGCAAGGTGGAAAGGTCCCTGCGGGCCGGCCAGTGATCTCCCCATTTCATGAAGGAGCGGATGGCGGTCGGTGCAGTATAGAAAATGGTAACACCGTATTTCTCGATAATGGCCCAGAAGCGGTCTTTTTCCGGGTAGTCGGGTCCGCCTTCGTACATGACGGAGGTGGCACCGTTGGCCAAAGGCCCGTAGACCAGGTAACTATGCCCGGTGATCCAGCCGATGTCGGCGGTGCAGAAATAAATGTCATCCTCTTTCAGGTCGAAGACCAGCGAATGGGTGAAAGATACGCCGGTGAGATAACCGCCGGTGGAATGCTGCACTCCTTTCGGCTTGCCGGTGGAACCGCTGGTGTACAGGATGAATAAAATATCTTCGGCATCCATTTCCTCGCAAGGA
The genomic region above belongs to Clostridia bacterium and contains:
- a CDS encoding DUF4212 domain-containing protein → MEPQAPLSTGKQEVDTAGYVSFFKPISEGMRAETRLIAVIVIIWAVMVYLMPFLLVVFQETPDGASFLTRAKFIGFPFHYWYSTQFTTVGFVLLCAIFSYFIEKIYDKYRR
- a CDS encoding HypC/HybG/HupF family hydrogenase formation chaperone; its protein translation is MCLAVPGKIIEIISEAVARVDYGSLVTNVDLSLVPEAKPGQWVLVHAGFAVQVLDEAEARETLALLRELDAHV
- a CDS encoding VC_2705 family sodium/solute symporter, whose protein sequence is MEFIGLQPGFKLAPAIIMFAALALFIWVGWISKVQEVEGYWVAGRSIGPVENGMAIASNWMSAASFMGVPGMLYMQGYYGVGYVVGWTGGYVLLLLLFASQIRRFGKYTAPDFVGDRYYSNWARGLAALITLILSTFYITGQYKGIGMIFEWIFGWNYQTSVVMGTILVLIYVLISGMLGVTKNQVVQYIILILAFLFPLFFIAGRMGYFALLPQISYGAAAYQAMELDPNFALPWAVQGPYQWVALTFTLMVGTCGLPHVLTRFYTTSDAKTARWSVPWGLFFICLLYWSAPAYAAFAKLLNPHGGQAIADVIIISAAELAGLPQWFVGFLAAGAISAGFSTVSGLLMASAAAVSHDIYHRILKPDATHQQQMLVARVATVVMALIAIFIALNPPALVAQLVAMAFAIAGSTFFPTVLLGIWWGRATKEGAICGMLVGLAIALSALFFNDVPFFAKYIPPVGSALVAAPANALVNIIVSLMTPPPPKEVQDLLRQVHMSA
- a CDS encoding prolipoprotein diacylglyceryl transferase; translation: MDQIAVQLGPLKIYWYGILITSAIIIGIILAMRETVRQGLDPEHIINIALVAVPAAFVGARLYYVIFQWEHYAGNWREIIAVWHGGLAIHGGLLGGLLAGLLYVRKAKLSFWQLADIIAPSIILGQAIGRWGNFFNQEAHGGPVSEEFISHFPGFIQKGMFINGQYYHPTFLYESLWNFGVFLFLIWYRRRSQAVHGKVFLFYLMLYSAGRFFIEGLRTDSLMLGPLRMAQVMSLIFILIGVVGLFYLPRQQKEKEASR
- a CDS encoding YbaB/EbfC family nucleoid-associated protein; the protein is MVQGFDHLFEQAMKLKERLDELKVELAAKKIPVTAGDGEVTLVFNGLQEVVDVKLQMEGLPAPQQQRLEMLLKRAINQGVSRAREVAGQEVAHYTGFSPSFFEGMF
- the hypE gene encoding hydrogenase expression/formation protein HypE; the encoded protein is MMTERILLAHGSGGKLSHRLTEEIFLPAFGNAWLAPLEDAAVFPIPRGRLAMTTDSFVVKPLFFPGGDIGRLAVCGTVNDLAVSGARPLYLSVGFILEEGLPLAVLRQIVSSLAATAAEAGVQVVTGDTKVVEKGLADGLYINTAGIGILEGERELGARRLKPGDRILVSGSIGQHGIAILAAREGLELEPPVVTDAAPLNRMLGDLVERVSGIKAMRDPTRGGLATTLNEWAAAAGVTIRIKEERLPILPQVQGACDLFGFDPLYLANEGKALIAVAPEAAEEALQLLYRHPYGREAAVIGTVTAERPGTVILETAIGGERILDMLAGEQLPRIC
- a CDS encoding aspartyl-phosphate phosphatase Spo0E family protein → MNRRSLYAVISKKKAELDRLVTQRESLQDQEVYQKSCELDQLVVAYMKLQVKKNSSPEPVKTLI
- the acs gene encoding acetate--CoA ligase translates to MSIPQEVTLTKGDKIFHPSPEFVAQANTKDLGLYEEAKKDLEAFWAAQAERLDWFKKWDKVLEWNVPFSKWFVNGKLNVSYNCVDRHLKTFRKNKAALIWEGEPGDSRILTYQQLYYEVNRFANGLKKLGVQKGDRVTLYMPMIPELAIAMLACARIGAPHSVVFGGFSAEALRERINDCQAKVVVTADGGYRRGKPVPLKLNTDAALENAPSVEKVVVVKRVGDPQLAPMQEGRDIWWHDLVADVPLHCPCEEMDAEDILFILYTSGSTGKPKGVQHSTGGYLTGVSFTHSLVFDLKEDDIYFCTADIGWITGHSYLVYGPLANGATSVMYEGGPDYPEKDRFWAIIEKYGVTIFYTAPTAIRSFMKWGDHWPARRDLSTLRLLGTVGEPINPEAWLWYHKHIGGERCPIVDTWWQTETGMILIAPVPGVIPAKPGSATKPLPGVFADVVDNDGQPVPPNTQGYLVVKSPWPAMLRTLYGDDERYKDTYWSRFEGIYFTGDAATKDEDGYFWVIGRVDDVINVSGHRIGTAEIESCLVEHPAVAESAVIGKPHEVKGQAVVAFVTLREGFEGNDELVAQLKSHVAQKIGALARPEDIIFTAELPKTRSGKIMRRLLRDIAEGRALGDTTTLADPSVVAALKEKYSDEG
- the hypD gene encoding hydrogenase formation protein HypD codes for the protein MPMYREFRDPAMVKRLLSRIEAVLEPPVTLMEVCGTHTVAVFRYGLRRLLPEGLELLSGPGCPVCVTPDFIIDAALEIARQPGVVLATFGDMLRVPGSDQSLEELKAGGAQVKVIYSPLEALALAEEYPQRQVVFFAVGFETTVPMIAATVLKAKEKGLTNFSLLCAHKTIPGALRSLLSSPDVNIDGLLCPGHVSAVIGTRPYEFIPREFGIGAVVTGFEPVDLLQGIYLLLQQHREKAPRVENQYRRWVPAAGNPEALKLIRAVFAPCGSHWRGLGYLEGTGLELKEEYQAFDALRRFQVFPTVKPARKGCRCGDVLRGAMAPPDCPLFATTCSPERPVGPCMVSVEGTCRAYYTYGR